The Epinephelus fuscoguttatus linkage group LG19, E.fuscoguttatus.final_Chr_v1 genome contains the following window.
TGCTCAAACAGACGATACCTGTCACCTCTGAACCAATAATTAAGTAATACAGAGAGACATTAGATGACAGCTTTCATGCATTTGTGACAAGTCAGTTATGAATTTAACCATTTTATTTGGAGTCCCTCCTCTCTCATAAGCTTTACTACTATTTGTGATataatattaaagggacagtccagccctaaaatcaaaaatacatattgtatCTCTCACCTGTAGTGTGATTTTtaagtctagattgttttgttggGAGTTGCCGagtattggagatatcggctgtagagatatctgctttctctccaatataatgaaactagatgtcggcttgtggtgctcaaagtgccaaaaagatacatttgaaaaacccaatggcaatgtctcttttcagaaataatGATCCAGGTACTTAAGACAATTAACCTTGTTGCGAGCAGCttcatgtaagaactatttCCTTTATACCATATAACATCCACCAACTGTATCGATGCGCAGAAGAAAGcttgcatctactgctagtttacctagcatcactgagctagcttgcgttacagctcagccgaggacaATGTCCTTAATTGCAACATCTGAGACATGAGCCTCtcattcatgagtagatgcacacttccctctgcTTGGTGGGTAGTAGTAGTTTGGTATAacgaaaatagttcctacatgaaactgctcacaacaagttcTGCAGATTATCTCGAGTGACcaggtcataatttctggaaagagacattgctgtttctCACATGTATTTTCTATCAAACTCCACCTGCTAACTCTGTCAACACGcagaaggaaacgtgcatctactcataaacgagaggcttgtgacagcttgagatgtaaacattattggCCTAATTCTCGGCTGCGCTGTATCCttggctagctcagtggtgctagctgagttagcagtagatgcacacttccttctctgtggtgatacagttggtgggtatagaaaggaaatagttcctgcgtgaaactgctcacaacaagttcTGTAGATTATCTCGAGTAACCAGGTcacgatttctggaaagagacattgctgtttgttagatgtattttttggcgctttgagcaccacaagctgagtgccatctaggtCCATTAtgttagagagaaggcagacgtcttTGCggttgatatctccaacactcagcaactcacaccaaaacaatctagactgatgaatatcactacaggtaagaggcaaaatatgtatttttgattttgtggtgaactgtccctttaactacTACTTTTCTTATGGGTGAAAACAGCATAAAGAAGAGATGGATATCAGAGACTCGACCTGTATGTGCTTTCTCCCAGGGAAGAGAGGTACTCCATGAAGATCTCCTCAGACACTTCAGTCTCTCCCAGCTCTACCACTGTGTCTGGAGGACCCAGCATAGTCCCACcctgacaaacacacagcagacaaaTGGTAAACATCTCAACATTTACACATTATGAAGGCTGTTGAAAAGAGCCACTGATGCTTCACTGCACCAGTAGATAAAAGAATAAACACTCTAGATGAGTTTGGGGTGTTTCTCTGATTAAGGAGGATAATTGCTAAAAGGCAGGCTAGAATACATCAAGGGAAGACACCGGCAGCACAGTTGGAATGATGTCTGACTGCAGAAAAATGCTATCAGTCCTCCGGAGTTACAGATCAAAGGATGAAAAGCTAACAAACCAGTTTGACTTTTTGAGGGTAAAGCtggtgtatatatatttttttgtattttatctatttatatatttcatatttcatttgAAAAGACCAAATCCAACCATGCGTTTATCCCACTAACAAGTATTGTCTGTGTAGCCAAAGAACTGAGCCACATTGAGTGACACCCTCCTTCATTACAATGGATGTGGGCACTGTGGTTTACTGTGAGTCAGTCCCACAAACACTGTTGTGCTGCTAGAAATACACCACCCGTGGCTGGTCTGATAAGACACTGCCCAAGTTCTTGGGAAATTAGTTGAGTCATTACTTGCtcaaaaaaagtgttgtgtgaCAGGCTAAGGCTTTGCTGGTTTTGGTCTTTGATCGGGTTTGTAGAGAGGGAAAAAATAGAATAATATGTATTATGTATGTCCTTTATTAAAAGTATTGTAGGAAATGCAGAAACTGAAGTAGAAGTAATTCAGGCACATTTAAAACTTTGGTAAACACTTAATTATAACCATCATTAAAACATGGTAAATTTAAAGTTATTCATTTAAGTTTTACGATATTTACCAAAGTTTGATTAACTATAAATTAACCATTTATTAATAATGCTTATTATAAAGTGTTACTGTAACATCGTCACAAATTAACACCTGAGAGAATTTAAGAGCATGTGCGTTTGGCCTCTAACAGCTTGCAACATCTCATTCAAACCTGACTTTATGTCTTGCACATGActtttataaacacacagatcaTATGAACTTTTAGAGATTTAGTGTTGGCAGCTCTGTGCACACACAGCCTGGAAACATAATCTAAACGACAGGAATCAGACCCAGAAGTTTTCAGGTATTAATAGGTCTCTGGCTCTGCAGTCATCTTCTTCCTGAGCTTGTTTGATGAGACTTGTGTGAAAGGAGTCGGTCCCCTTGTGACAGACTTACCGGCGAACAGCTGGAGATCCCCTCCCCTCCGAAGAAGAACTCATCACCGTACGCCACTATAGCTGTGTGCCTGGGAGAAAGACAGGCACAAAATTAACACAGAGGTGAATTCAGGTCAGAACAATATTACCTGGGCTTATTTAAAACTGCAGCTCACTGTCTTTATACCAAATAATGAGCTTGATTAATGTGTCATGTGATTTCTTATGGTGTATCCACACTTGTACAACTCCCCTTGTCCAATTATGCTTCATTTACAGAATCAGTGACACTTCTTAAAACTCTTTAAATCAATGTTAGCACACTGTTTTAATGTCAACACATTTTacttgattattatttttgtttgtgttgtttttatctgatATTATCATCAGGTAGTGTctcgttttatttttgtattaccAAAATAGTATGATTTATTTTCCCCCAGTGCAGTCTTCAGGGCAGTTAATATCCAAAATTGCTtatcttttttatctttatctttataattatcatttttcttttatttcatttactttCTGTATGACTTAAATTGCCTAATTTTATTTGCCTAAGTCCTATAGTGTTATAAAACTTGCTTCAATGACTAAACTATATAAATGAAGTTTAcaagttgttattattattttgatttcCTAGATTTTATGAAATTGCTTTGggcaaaattcaaaataaaacaagtaaaGAATTAACATGGTGCCTTGAGATACaaccaagttaaatttaagacttttttagatccttaaatgaaatttaagagCAAACCTCAAAGTAAAGACACTGATGTCActtcaaaatgaacagtaaaGATACATGATAACAGTTGGGTGAGTttaagtttaatgtgtttaacttTAAGTTAAGTTCAGAGCTTAATTAAGTTCAGGCTCCTGGCTGTCCCACGCTCCAGACTGAAGCTCAGGGGTGATCGTTcctttgctgtgtctgcccccAAACTGTGGAACAGCATCCCCCTCCCAGTTAGATCCACCCCCACCACTGACTCATTTAAGTCCAGGCTCAGAACCTACTTTATACATTAGAGTTTGAGATGTGGTTTTCCCtgatgtgtgcctgtgtgtgttgtctctAAAGGTGTgagctgtgtacctgacagCTATGTTGcctcttatgtgtgtgtgttttaagcgTCTTATTCCATCTGTACAGCACTTgagttgttttaaaatgtgctttacaaatacatttgagttgagttgggtaatgtaaaaagaaaagaaaatctctttgctgtcataaatgctatttattattgcaatatttacAGAAATAACGCAAAAAAAATCGTTGTCATCGGTCTGTCCAATGATTGTAAACAGTCAttgggtctgtcaggctggaggAATGTTCATGGTCATGCGACTGCAAATATTTGAGACCCATCGAATCtggatttaagacattttaagacttgttACGGACCTGTAAATAACCTGATTACAACAAAATGAGGACAGTATCAGACACCCTGCCAGCAGCTGATTTTAGCATGGTTTAAAAGGATCTTTATGTTATCTGCTCTGGGGCCAAAATGGGTCACTGGCCTGCACCTGATGGACCAGCACATTGAATAAGAAGCAATGATTTCATGACTTAAGAGCTCTGACTTTAAGGTTAAAACAACAGGAAGGAGATTCTTACCATATACCATCCAGCTGTTTGCCTGTAGGAGTAAAAAAAGGACAGTggtgagaggaagaagaagaagaagaagaagaagaagaagaagaagaagaagggggcAGGTGATCTTCTGTAGGCTACAAGCTGTTAGTTGATGTCAGCCCCCATTAACCACCATCAAACCATTCCTCAACACAAATCAGGCACGCTTGgcaatattttcaaaataaatgtatacaaATAACTAGACCTACATAACTCTATCAAAGATAAGTTCACTACACGGTAATGACTGTGTAGAAGCGACTTTACAATATAAGTACCCGGTGTTTGTTATTATCACTTAATTATCCCCGAGGCCAGACTGCATCGGATTTTTCTCAGTACTTACCTAACATGATGGGACTGAGGCTGCGCGCCATTCCTCTCGACAGATCATAAATATATAACTGTACGTTGTATCGCGTCGCATTCTTTTCCATAATGTAAACCCACAAACAGCTtctttaaatcttatttttcgCTCGGCTGCCGAAGCGACGGACATTTAACGGCACAGCTGACCGGGACCTTCTTTGCggatgatgtcatcacgttAGAAAATGCGTGGAACACTTCCGATTCCGCtgatttcagaataaaagtttgTCAAGAGGCGTCAACGCAAAGCGTCAGCGACGTAACGTGAGCTTTCTCGGAGGGAGATTTATTTTGAAGTCGTATTGCATCTCTTCCGGTCTTACCCTGTTATCTCTAAATGACTTGACAATTTCATTCTCACAGCTGACAGCGGTTTCTGATACATGTCACAGAGCTTGTAACGGACACACCAGGTCCTGAGACAATCTTGTGATCCGCACTTTGTTTAACTAGAAGAACATCGTTTTTATTCATGTGTAGACACACTACAATATTGGCAAAATGTTCATGAAGAACTAAAATACCctggttttaacagatctgggggAAAGTGCATTTTCCTGTTATGCACCATGGTcatggaacaatcttcaaaaagatctaaaattagaaacatttattcattatgttttttatttatttatttatttatttatttattttggggggcCACTTTGTTTAAATAGTTGTAGTTTtattatagatttttttataatgtttgtttttgtttgtttttatttatttaaattttttcagGGGGCACTAGTTTGAACAGCTGTTATTGTTTCATTGTGGATTTTTGCATTACATGTTTTCTGAGAGCCCACTTTGTTTTAATAACTGTTTTCTAATTTTCCAGCCCTGATGAAGACCAGCAGTGGTTGAAACATGTTGGCTTTTTAACGAGCTGGCCATTGtattaaaggctttttaatctaATATTTCCTTCCTCATTCTCATTTTTCTTTGAAGTGCCTGGATTCTTTTCCTGTTTGCAGTAATTAatttactgattgattgatttattgatattttgattggctgctaccttggccaggtctctcttgtaaaaaaaatcaaacaaacaaaaaactcaatgggacttcctggttaaataaaggtaaaataaaataaaatgaaaaaaataaaataaaatagataagaAATGCCACACAAGTATTTGATGTAAAGCAAATtcttttattgtggatttttgtattatatgttgttgttgttgttgttgtttgagggTCCACTAGTTGAAATAGCTGTTGTTTCATCGTGGATTTTTGcattacatgtttgttttttgtttttttttagggcccactttgttttaataattgttgtttttttgtggatttttttaaaaactatttttcattatgtttttgcattttaatgtgttttgattggctgctaccttggcaaggtctctcttgtaaaaaaaaatcaatctcaatgggacttcctggttaaataaaggttaaataaaataaaatgaaaaaaaaatagactaaaataaagaagaaatatCACACAATTATTTGACGCAAACCAAATtcttttattgtggatttttgtattatatgtgttttgttttgttttttttggtttgttttttttttgagggtcCACTAGTTTGaatagctgtttttgtttcattgtgtatttttgtattacatgtttgttttttgtttttttagggcCCACTTTTaataattgttgtgtttttgtggatttttttaaaattattttttattttattggctttattatttatttattggctgctaccttggcaaggtctctcttgtaaaaaaaaaatcaatctcagtgggacttcctggttaaataaaggttaaataaaataaaatgaaaaaaatagaataaaataaaataaagaagaaatatCACACAATTATTTGACGCAAACCAAATTCTAATTTACAAAGATAACCTCCTCAGAGAAATACATGACAGTTCTGATACGGTCAGTATCATCACAGTTATGGGTTAATATCACATGTATCACACATATGaatatgtttttatcttttgttcATTGGAAATATATTCTTGCTGTTTTGAATCGATTTTGAATCTATTAATATGATTGGAAGAATGCAAGATTATGTTTTCCTATGAGAAACTGTATTGTGCTGTTGAATTATtctaaataaagttttaaaaagacCTTGGTCCACTCGAAGAAGATGTTTGTTGAATGAGGGTCGTGTTATATGAACGTATTTCTCACCATCGGCTGTTGAATATTATGGCAGATAGAaactgggacacacacacacgaccctGGATGTCTCGTAACCCCTGGTAACCACTGGAGGGCGCTGCAGTATCTGTAGTACACACTCCGAAGCAGACGGTGGCGGTAATGCGCCTAAAACTCTGATTGTTAACTACCGTTTAaaatcagaagaagaagagcagtcAGTCAGCCAGCCACAACCCTCCCTGCCTCTGGACCAAAATAGACAGTTGAGGGCAGAGCAGCTGAGATCAACCAGAAATGGCTGCCACCGGAGTTCTTCCCTTCATCCGGGGGGTAGACCTCAGTGGAAACGACTTCAAAGTAaggatttaaaaatatattcatttagttttcatGTGTCTCTGTTGAGCAGCTTgcactgttagctagctagccgaAGCTAATCTAAGTTAGAGACTCAACAACAAACGGCTAAAGGCTGAGACGTTGAAACACTAGCCTAGCTTAACGTTACTAGCATTGGGCGTTAGCCAGTCAGATGTTTGACATGGACAAAGTAACGTTAGCAGTTTAGTGTCGGTCACAGCTCCTTGACTGGAGGTTAACACACTTCAGTTTAGGGGAATGGGTTTGTGAAGGCTACTTTTTTAAGTTGCTTTGTCCGCGGTTAGAATATTCTGGATAGTTCAGGGAAACGTAGCTCTTGTTTCAAACGTcacgttagctagctactttAGCTTCCCTGTTGGCTAACTCtgtctggctggctggctggctggctcaGAAACACAAGCTCTGTGTGGGAACACGTTAGCTTTATCAGGTAGATAACTACACGGCCAAAAACAATAACGCGTGTTGACTCAATGTCGTCATACTTGAAGGTCTGACACACTCGTGCGTGCTAAGTTTGGGAGACTGAAAAAGCAGCGCGGCTGGCAGCAGTGACAGCTGAGATCATCTGGCATGTTTCTGAACTGACACAACTATTTGTGTAGCCTATTTAACGCTAGCTGCCATGTCAGTGTGGAAGTAGTGTAGTATAGATAAAATGGCGAAACAAGTTGTTTATCTGTCAGTGAGAGAATGGCTTCTGATCTAATTTCAGACAGTGTGGGATGACATCATTTCCTCTGCCAAGTTGTGCCCTGCCTACACCACAGTGACTGACTTTCCAGGTTTCTTATCCTGACTGGAAACGATAATGTAGATTGAATACCACAGCTGGCCAGATGTTTACTCTAGTTACTCATGTAGATTTGTGAgtggctgacatttttttttgacCATTTGAACTCTCACACCCCACCCATGATGACAGTGAAGCCATCAAGGATGACCAACTTCTAATTTTATACAtagacacttaaatttaatgtgCCTTCTCATTGTTACAGGGCTGGTCATAGGGCTGGGTGATACAAAAAAACCTCATACCACAATATTTTTGATCAAATACATTCATATTGATTTTGCAACAGTATTGTAGGTTTGACTATTGGTGCTGTCACAAAATATGTAGgatacacaatgagatttttgataaataatcatcagtaatgtggatgtaACGACTAGGTGGGTAGAGGCAAacaatagaacagctagaacagtgtAGTAAATTCTGAAAATTACAGTCCTTACTGTATTACAGCCTTTAAATcaaagaaaagacaacacttacaatatTATGATGTACAAAATCGAAGACCATACCACATCTCATATCACAGTGTCGATATGATATCAATGTATTGCCCAGCCTTAGGCTAATATGCAGGGTTTGATACATTTTGGTGATGATTTGGAAATGATGAAcatgtttgatgtttttatttgtgtcatgcacacttGCTTGTGCCAGACCCTCATGGCTTTACAAGACTCCATTACAATGATGTTGCAGTAacaatcaaaagtaaaagttatTTAACTACGTAGTCCAGAAACGGAATACGCTGCCTTCTGTCCCAGGGCTGGCAAAGAGAGTCAGCCACAAAAAACTTCCCTTTCTGAAACAAAACTCAACTTTTTCATGCTCATCCAGCCAGAAGGAATCAACATAGATGGAGGTCATCATACTGAAAAGTATGTTCCCCGTGTCTTTATATAGAAGACAGTAAAACAAGAGGTGAACCACATTCTCAACTTCACCTTaattacacaacaaacaaactgtgtCCTCCTCTGGGGTGGCGTTAAACCTTCCAGTCTCTAAGGCTAATGGTAATGCTCCTCCTATTCTTTATGAAAAAATTAGTTTGTAGTTTTGGTTTATAGCATATGTCAACAGATCATTTTTCTCTAAACATGCAAAACGTATCACcaagtagggctgccacgattagtcgactaatcgatgactaattgactattaaaataatcagtgactattttagtagtcgactaattagtttgagtcatttttcatagaaaagtactataaaagtattCATAAtgctcttattgcagcttcttgtgttcagatattggcagctttacacactctctcaTGACgatgaactaaaaccctttggcgtgagtacaaaacaagacattagatggcATAactttggggtttgggagagacagaccgacatttttcaactttttaacacattttttgataaaatgattagttgactaaaaggagaaataatcaacagattagtcgacaatgaaaataatcattagttgcagccctagtccAGAAACATGACCACTGCCTTCTGTCCCAGGCCTGACAAAGAAATTCAGCCACAATAAAAGTTCCCtttctgaaacaaaacacaaatttttCATGATCATCCAGCCAAAAGGAATCAACATAGATAGAGGTCATCTGACTGAAAAGTATGTTCCCTAAGTCAGTAAAACAAGAAGTGAACCTCATTCTCAGCTTCACTtaaattacacaacaaacaaattgTGTCCTCCTCTGGGGTGGCGTTAAACCTTCCAGTCTCGTAAGTTTCCACACTGTAGCTGTTCTTTATGAAACAATAAGTTTGTAGTTTTGGTTTATACGGTATGCCAACATTTCTCTAAAATACGAAACATATCACCAAGTAACCTGTTCTGAAATAAATGACAAGttgttcaaataaaataatcatttcaACCCGCTAGCCCAGGGATGACAGTGGGAGATGTCTCAGTTAAAAGTCTTTTTAGTGAGTCAACACATTAACGACATCTTGACGAGTCTATTCAAAAGCCAAAGC
Protein-coding sequences here:
- the LOC125879156 gene encoding desumoylating isopeptidase 1-like, with protein sequence MEKNATRYNVQLYIYDLSRGMARSLSPIMLGKQLDGIWHTAIVAYGDEFFFGGEGISSCSPGGTMLGPPDTVVELGETEVSEEIFMEYLSSLGESTYRGDRYRLFEHNCNTFTNEVAQFLTGRSIPSYITDLPSEVLSTPFGQILRPILDSIHIAPPGGNVINGGRNM